The Glycine max cultivar Williams 82 chromosome 12, Glycine_max_v4.0, whole genome shotgun sequence genome window below encodes:
- the LOC100778669 gene encoding uncharacterized protein: protein MDLRVQHPVDVSLPCFSHSQNVKLQLQRRRLSTVSFALAETAASMAVAVTVVGAAATLLVKRSKTSESTQIQFKVCEDCGGSGICSECKGEGFVLRKRSDESAEKARVQAKNMATRFTAGLPKKWSYCTKCSSGRSCSTCGGSGKLSY from the exons ATGGATCTTCGTGTGCAGCACCCTGTTGATGTTTCCCTTCCCTGCTTCTCTCATTCTCAGA ATGTGAAGTTGCAATTGCAAAGAAGGAGATTATCCACCGTTTCTTTTGCACTGGCTGAGACTGCAGCTTCAATGGCAGTAGCTGTAACTGTTGTTGGTGCAGCAGCTACTCTTCTTGTAAAGAGATCCAAAACTTCTGAGTCAACACAG atTCAATTCAAAGTATGTGAAGATTGTGGAGGTTCTGGTATATGTTCTGAATGCAAAGGTGAAGGATTCGTTCTTAGGAAACGTTCTGATGAAAGTGCTGAGAAGGCAAGAGTGCAAGCTAAGAATATGGCCACCCGATTCACGGCAGG GCTTCCAAAGAAGTGGAGCTATTGCACAAAGTGCTCTTCTGGTCGATCCTGTTCAACCTGTGGTGGCAGTGGAAAGCTAAGTTACTAG
- the LOC102667358 gene encoding auxin-responsive protein SAUR71, with protein MARLNVRSSSKRRVLDGVLKLKSVFEKLQKSLLLRRNKSSSSYYGDYDTTACVLEGHFAVIAEHEKETIKRFLVPLSYLRNSTFLGLLEQAAEEYGFDQHGALTIPCRPSELERLLLAQQRKGRERFF; from the coding sequence ATGGCAAGGCTTAATGTAAGAAGCAGCAGCAAAAGGAGGGTTTTAGATGGTGTTTTGAAGTTGAAGAGTGTGTTTGAAAAGCTTCAGAAGAGTCTTTTATTGCGCAGAAATAAATCAAGTTCTTCCTATTATGGAGATTATGACACAACAGCGTGTGTGCTAGAAGGACATTTTGCAGTGATTGCTGAGCATGAAAAGGAGACAATAAAGAGATTCTTGGTGCCATTGAGCTACTTAAGAAACTCAACATTCTTGGGTCTATTGGAACAAGCAGCAGAAGAGTATGGGTTTGATCAACATGGTGCACTAACGATTCCTTGCAGGCCTAGTGAACTTGAgaggttattattggctcagcaacggaaaggaagagagagattcTTCTGA
- the LOC100777592 gene encoding ABC transporter F family member 1, with translation MVSDASKKKAAQKKAAAAAKRGGKAAAAAVMEASSKAANKVANGIADIQISDRTCTGVLCSHPLSRDIRIESLSVTFHGHDLIVDSELELNYGRRYGLLGLNGCGKSTLLTAIGCRELPIPDHMDIYHLTREIDASDMSALEAVISCDEERLKLEKEAEVLAAQDDGGGESLERIYERLDALDAATAEKRAAEILHGLGFDKQMQAKKTRDFSGGWRMRIALARALFMNPTILLLDEPTNHLDLEACVWLEESLKKFERILVVISHSQDFLNGVCTNIIHMQSKKLKIYTGNYDQYVQTRSELEENQMKQYKWEQEQIASMKEYIARFGHGSAKLARQAQSKEKTLAKMERGGLAEKVVRDKVLVFRFTDVGKLPPPVLQFVEVSFGYTPDNLIYKNIDFGVDLDSRVALVGPNGAGKSTLLKLMTGDLMPSDGMVRRHNHLRIAQYHQHLAEKLDMEMSALQFMIKEYPGNEEEKMRGAIGKFGLSGKAQVMPMKNLSDGQRSRVIFAWLAWRQPQMLLLDEPTNHLDIETIDSLAEALNEWDGGLVLVSHDFRLINQVAHEIWVCANQSVTRWEGDIMEFKAHLKSKAGLSD, from the exons ATGGTGTCCGACGCCAGCAAGAAGAAGGCCGCACAGAAGAaggccgccgccgccgccaagAGAGGTGGAAaggccgccgccgccgccgttATGGAGGCGTCTTCCAAAGCCGCCAACAAGGTCGCCAACGGAATCGCCGATATTCAGATTTCGGATCGGACCTGCACCGGCGTCCTCTGTTCGCATCCTCTCTCCAGAGATATTCGA ATAGAGTCTCTATCTGTTACGTTCCATGGGCATGATCTCATTGTTGATTCTGAATTGGAGCTAAATTATGGAAG GCGTTATGGTTTACTTGGATTAAATGGTTGTGGAAAATCTACACTGCTGACAGCCATTGGTTGTCGGGAACTTCCAATTCCCGATCACATGGATATATATCACCTAACCAGGGAGATTGATGCCTCTGACATGTCTGCATTGGAAGCTGTCATAAGCTGTGACGAAGAAAGGTTGAAATTGGAGAAAGAAGCTGAAGTTTTGGCTGCACAG GATGACGGAGGTGGTGAATCCCTTGAACGCATTTATGAACGATTGGATGCCCTAGATGCTGCCACTGCAGAAAAGCGTGCTGCTGAAATCTTGCATGGTCTTGGCTTTGACAAGCAAATGCAGGCAAAGAAGACGCGTGATTTTTCCGGTGGCTGGAGAATGAGGATTGCGTTAGCACGGGCTTTATTTATGAATCCAACCATTCTTCTACTTGATGAACCAACCAATCACCTTG ATTTGGAAGCTTGTGTGTGGCTGGAGGAGAGTTTGAAGAAGTTTGAACGTATTCTGGTTGTGATTTCACACTCTCAGGACTTTCTTAATGGTGTCTGCACAAATATTATCCATATGCAAAGCAAAAAACTGAAGATCTACACTGGTAATTATGATCAATATGTTCAGACACGTTCTGAGCTAGAAGAGAACCAGATGAAACAGTACAAGTGGGAGCAGGAGCAGATTGCCTCAATGAAGGAATACATTGCCCGGTTTGGCCATGGTTCTGCAAAACTAGCTCGCCAGGCACAGAGTAAGGAGAAAACGCTGGCAAAAATGGAACGTGGTGGACTTGCAGAGAAGGTGGTCAGAGACAAAGTTTTGGTATTCCGTTTTACCGATGTTGGGAAACTTCCCCCTCCAGTTCTCCAGTTTGTTGAGGTGTCATTTGGTTATACTCCTGATAATCTCATCTACAAGAACATTGACTTTGGGGTTGATTTAGACTCTAGGGTTGCACTGGTTGGACCCAATGGTGCTGGGAAGAGTACACTACTGAAGCTAATGACAGGTGACTTGATGCCTAGTGACGGCATGGTAAGGCGTCATAATCATCTTCGAATTGCACAATATCACCAGCATTTGGCAGAAAAGCTAGACATGGAAATGTCTGCTCTACAGTTTATGATTAAAGAATACCCCGGTAATGAGGAAGAGAAGATGAGGGGGGCAATTGGGAAGTTTGGGCTGTCAGGAAAAGCACAGGTGATGCCAATGAAGAACTTGTCAGATGGACAGAGGAGCCGAGTGATATTTGCTTGGTTAGCTTGGAGACAGCCTCAGATGCTTCTTTTGGATGAGCCAACTAATCATTTGGATATTGAGACAATTGACTCGTTGGCCGAGGCATTGAATGAATGGGATGGTGGCTTGGTGCTTGTAAGCCATGATTTTAGGCTCATAAATCAAGTGGCTCATGAGATATGGGTATGTGCTAATCAATCTGTGACCAGATGGGAGGGTGACATCATGGAATTCAAGGCGCATCTAAAGTCAAAGGCGGGTTTATCTGACTGA
- the LOC100797817 gene encoding heavy metal-associated isoprenylated plant protein 3, translated as MGAKKKNGNNKENEDNTTTTVVLKVQMHCDGCASKIIKHLRAFQGVETVKAESDAGKVTVTGKVDPTKVRDNLAEKIRKKVELVSPQPKKEKENEKDPKPNNKSENKTQDKKTKDKEVVTTAVLKVALHCQGCLDRIGKTVLKTKGVQEMAIDKEKEMVTVKGTMDVKALAENLMEKLKRKVEVVPPQKDKEGDNKEGGGGEKGSGKKKNKGGGGDKNENIEDGIEKIEHNRMEYLAPPAFGFGYGPYGGYGHGHGHGNIGGYSCVPVYPEQMHFHLHAPAPQMFSDENPNACSVM; from the exons ATGGGCGCG aagaagaagaatggcaACAACAAGGAGAACGAAgacaacaccaccaccaccgtcGTCTTGAAGGTCCAAATGCATTGCGACGGTTGCGCTTCCAAAATCATCAAGCACCTCCGCGCTTTCcaag gTGTGGAGACGGTGAAGGCGGAGAGCGACGCCGGGAAGGTGACCGTGACCGGGAAAGTGGACCCCACGAAAGTGAGGGACAACCTGGCGGAGAAGATAAGGAAGAAGGTGGAACTGGTGTCTCCACAGCCcaagaaggagaaagagaacGAGAAAGACCCCAAACCCAACAACAAATCCGAGAACAAAACCCAGGACAAAAAAACCAAGGACAAAGAG GTGGTGACTACAGCGGTTCTGAAAGTGGCACTGCATTGCCAGGGTTGCCTAGACAGGATTGGCAAAACTGTGTTGAAAACCAAAG GAGTGCAAGAAATGGCCATTGACAAGGAGAAGGAAATGGTGACTGTGAAGGGGACAATGGATGTGAAGGCTCTGGCAGAGAATCTCATGGAGAAGCTTAAGAGGAAGGTTGAGGTGGTTCCTCCCCAGAAAGATAAGGAAGGTGACAACAAggaaggtggtggtggtgagaAAGGATCAGGCAAGAAGAAGAACAAGGGTGGTGGAGGAGATAAGAATGAGAATATTGAAGATGGAATAGAGAAAATAGAGCATAACAGAATGGAGTATTTGGCACCACCTGCTTTTGGCTTTGGTTATGGACCTTATGGTGGTTATGGGCATGGACATGGGCATGGCAACATCGGTGGGTATAGCTGTGTGCCAGTGTACCCGGAGCAGATGCACTTTCACTTGCATGCACCGGCACCACAAATGTTCAGTGATGAGAACCCGAATGCTTGTTCTGTCATGTGA